The Virgibacillus sp. SK37 region AATTATATTCTATTAATAATTTCCCCAGATAACTATGTAGATAAAAGATTTTAAATTATGTACAGCACTACCTCTTATTTGGTGCTCCATTAAATTTATGGATTTAAAATAAACATTGTTGTCTTTATAAAAGCTGGAAAAATTTAAAATCCAAGTTCTATACTACAATATCCAAAAAAAGACTAAGACGCAATAGCTGCGTCTTAGTCTTTAAAAATTTCGTCTTAGCCAATTGATCCTTCCATTTCGAACTTGATTAAACGGTTCATTTCAACGGCATATTCCATTGGAAGTTCTTTTGTAAATGGCTCAATAAAGCCCATTACAATCATTTCTGTAGCTTCTTCTTCACTTAAGCCTCTACTCATTAAATAGAATAGCTGCTCCTCTGAAACCTTGGATACTTTTGCTTCGTGTTCCAATGAGATATTATCGTTATTAATTTCGTTGTATGGAATGGTATCCGAAGTCGATTCGTTATCCATAATCAGCGTATCACACTCGATGTTTGAACGGGCGCCAGAAGCTTTGCGTCCAAAGTGTACAATTCCTCGGTAGGATACTTTCCCGCCATGCTTAGAAATTGACTTAGATACAATAGAAGATGACGTATTTGGCGCCAAGTGATGCATTTTAGCACCAGCATCCTGCAATTGTCCTTTTCCGGCAATAGCGATAGATAGCGTCATGCCACGGGCACCTTCTCCTTTTAGAAGAACTGCAGGATATTTCATAGTCAGCTTAGAACCGATGTTACCATCAATCCATTCCATTGTAGCATTCTCATCACATGTCGCACGTTTTGTTACAAGGTTATAAACATTGTTTGCCCAGTTCTGAATAGTAGTGTAACGACAATACGCATCCTTTTTAACAAAGATCTCTACTACTGCACTGTGAAGAGAATTTGTTGTATATACTGGTGCAGTACATCCTTCCACATAGTGAACAGAAGCGCCCTCATCCACGATGATTAATGTTCTTTCAAACTGTCCCATATTCTCTGAGTTAATACGGAAATATGCTTGTAACGGTGTACTTGTTTGTACACCCTTCGGTACGTAGATGAAAGAACCACCAGACCACACAGCAGAGTTTAATGCTGAAAACTTATTGTCTGTAGCAGGAATTACTTTACCGAAGTATTCTTTAAATAGCTCTTCATTTTCTTTCAGTGCTGTATCCGTATCCTTAAAGATAATACCCAACTCTTCCAGATCTTCTTTTAAGCTATGATAAACTACTTCAGATTCATACTGCGCAGAGACACCAGCAAGATACTTTTGTTCTGCTTCAGGAATACCAAGCTTATCAAATGTCTGTTTGATTTCTTCTGGTACTTCATCCCACGTACGTCCCTGTCTTTCCGATGGTTTCACATAATAAACAATCTCATCGAAATCTAATTCTGATAGATCTCCGCCCCATTGCGGCATTGGTCGTTCGTAAAAATGTTCTAAAGCTTTCAATCGATAATCAAGCATCCATTGTGGTTCCTCTTTCATTCTGGAAATTTCCTCAACTATTTCGCGGGTAAGTCCCTTTCCAGAGCGGAATACAGAAACATCTCGGTCGTGAAAGCCATATTTATATTCTTCCATTTCCGGCATATTTTTTGCCATGTTAAAAACCTCCTTTAAGGTGTATGTGTTCCTTTAACAACAAACTACTCTTCATTAACACCTTTTTCCATTGCCTTCCAAGCAAGTGTCGCACATTTGATACGTGCAGGGAATTTAGCAACTCCCTGTAATGCTTCTATATCCTCAAGGCTTAGTTTATCCATGTCCACATCTTCACCCAACATCATTTTGGAAAATAACTCGGACATTTCTAAAGCTTCATCTATTTTTTTTCCTTTTACAGCCTGTGTCATCATAGAAGCAGAAGCCATACTTATGGAGCAACCCTCTCCATCAAATTTTGCTTCCTGAACAATTCCATCCTCTACTTGCAATTGGAGTTGGATGCGGTCCCCACAAGTCGGGTTGTTCATATCTACGGTTAGTACATCTCCTTCGATAACACCTTTATTGCGGGGATTTTTATAATGGTCCATAATGACTTGTCTGTAAAGGGTATCAAGGTTATTAAAAGACATTACCAAAGAACTCCTTCGTTTTTAAAAGTCCATCTACTAAACGGTCTACATCTTCTTCTGTATTATATAAATAAAAGCTTGCTCTTGCTGTTGCTGTTACATCCAACCACCTCATTAAGGGTTGTGCACAATGATGACCTGCACGCACCGCAATACCCTCAGCGTCCAGTGCTGTTGCAGTATCATGTGGGTGCACATCATCCAGGTTGAAAGTTACCAACGCAGCACGTTCTTCCGGGCCAAAGATGGTGATGCCCTCAATTGTTCTCATTTGTTTCATGGCATAGTGTGCTAATTTATGCTCATGCTCCAAAATGTTATCCATTCCCACTTCATTTAGAAAGTCAATTGCTGCACCTAATCCGATGGCCCCTGCAATAATAGGCGTTCCACCTTCAAATTTCCACGGCAATTCCTTCCAGGTGGAATCATAAAGGTTTACAAAATCAATCATTTCTCCACCAAATTCAACTGGTTCCATCTTTTCCAATAATTCCTTCTTACCATACAATACCCCTATACCTGTAGGTCCACACATTTTGTGGCCGGAAAATGCATAAAAATCACAGTCCATTTTTTGCACATCCACCTGCATATGTGGTGCTCCTTGTGCACCATCAACTAATAAAACAGCACCTTGGTCATGAGCAACCTTGGCTATATCAGTAATAGGGTTAATTGTTCCCAACACATTAGAAACATGCGTAATAGCAACAATTTTTGTGTTGGAAGTGACCGTCTCTTGGACATCTTCCATAGAGACAGTTCCGTCATCCTGTAAAGGAATATATTTCAATGTTGCTCCGGTAGCCTGAACGACCTGCTGCCAAGGAATTATATTACTATGATGTTCCATCTGGGTGATAACAACCTCATCCCCCGGCTTTAAGTTTGCCCGGCCATAACTCGACGCAACAGTATTAATTGCTGTCGTTGTACCGCGTGTAAAGATGATTTCAGCTGTACTTTTGGCATTAATAAAGCGTCGAATCTTCTCGCGCGCACCTTCGTATTTTTCAGTGGCTCTTGTTCCCAATGTGTGAACACCGCGATGAACATTTGAATTATCTTCACGATAATAATTGTTCACAGCCTCTATAACGGAGGCCGGCTTCTGGGAAGTTGCTGATGAATCCAAATACACTAATGGGTGTCCATTCACTTCCTGTTGTAAAATAGGAAATTGTTGCCTGATGGCTTTCACATCCATTAGTATACCTTCCTTTCAATAACTTGCGTTAATTGATTCTTAACCGATTCAATTGGTAATTGATTTACGACTGGTGCAAGGAATCCGTGAATAATGAGTCGCTCAGCCTCTGCTTGTGAAATACCGCGGCTCATCAAATAATATAATTGGAGTGGATCTACACGTCCAACTGAAGCTGCGTGCCCAGCTGTTACATCATCTTCATCAATTAATAGAATCGGATTGGCGTCCCCTCGTGCTTTTTCACTGAGCATGAGCACTCGTGATTCTTGCTCTGCGTTGGACTTGGAAGCACCATGTTCAATTTTTCCAATTCCATTAAATATAGAAGTAGCACTTTCCTTCATTACTCCGTGCTGTAGAATATGTCCTTCAGAATTTTTACCAAAATGGACAATCTTAGCGGTAAAGTTTTGAATTTGCTTACCACGTCCTACAGATACTGTTTTTGCGTTGGAAACAGCATTATCACCAATCAGGTGGGTAATATTCTCAGATACCGTGTTCCCATCATTCATTTGACCTAAAGCCCAGTCAATTACGGCGTCACGGTAAGCGACCCCACGACGATTATTGTAGACGGTTGTACCTGAAGCGAAATTGTCAACTGCACCAAATGATATCTTGGCATTATCCTGTGCAATAACTTCAGTAACAATGTTGGCTACAGTTTCTTCATCCTGATTCTGAGAAATATAGTTTTCTACATAAGTTAGAGAGCTATTTTCCTCTGCTACCACAAGCACATGATTAAACAGCGCTGCTTCGGGATCTTCTTGCCAAAAAATAGTTTGTATTGGAACATCAATTTGAACATCTTTCGGTACATGAACAAATATACCGCCGTTCATTAAAGCAGCATGTAAAGCTGTTAAGCGATGCTCATCAACAGATACAGCGTCCTTCATGTAATAACGTTGTACTAGTTCTCCATGCTCTTTAAGTGCTGTGAATATATCTGTAAAAATTACACCTTTGTCTTTTAATTCCTTACTTAGCGTGCTATAAGCAACAGAATTATTCCGTTGGATAAGTAAGTTTTCAGGAGCATTATCCTTATCAAGGAATTCTTCCAGCTCGGAAGGTAATTCCTTCAACGAAGAAAATGTTTCTCCCTCTGCACCATGCTTAAAACGAGTAAAATTCCACCTGTTAATTTTCGTTTTATCAGGTTTAGGCATTTCTAA contains the following coding sequences:
- the sufB gene encoding Fe-S cluster assembly protein SufB — protein: MAKNMPEMEEYKYGFHDRDVSVFRSGKGLTREIVEEISRMKEEPQWMLDYRLKALEHFYERPMPQWGGDLSELDFDEIVYYVKPSERQGRTWDEVPEEIKQTFDKLGIPEAEQKYLAGVSAQYESEVVYHSLKEDLEELGIIFKDTDTALKENEELFKEYFGKVIPATDNKFSALNSAVWSGGSFIYVPKGVQTSTPLQAYFRINSENMGQFERTLIIVDEGASVHYVEGCTAPVYTTNSLHSAVVEIFVKKDAYCRYTTIQNWANNVYNLVTKRATCDENATMEWIDGNIGSKLTMKYPAVLLKGEGARGMTLSIAIAGKGQLQDAGAKMHHLAPNTSSSIVSKSISKHGGKVSYRGIVHFGRKASGARSNIECDTLIMDNESTSDTIPYNEINNDNISLEHEAKVSKVSEEQLFYLMSRGLSEEEATEMIVMGFIEPFTKELPMEYAVEMNRLIKFEMEGSIG
- the sufU gene encoding Fe-S cluster assembly sulfur transfer protein SufU, with the protein product MSFNNLDTLYRQVIMDHYKNPRNKGVIEGDVLTVDMNNPTCGDRIQLQLQVEDGIVQEAKFDGEGCSISMASASMMTQAVKGKKIDEALEMSELFSKMMLGEDVDMDKLSLEDIEALQGVAKFPARIKCATLAWKAMEKGVNEE
- a CDS encoding cysteine desulfurase, whose translation is MDVKAIRQQFPILQQEVNGHPLVYLDSSATSQKPASVIEAVNNYYREDNSNVHRGVHTLGTRATEKYEGAREKIRRFINAKSTAEIIFTRGTTTAINTVASSYGRANLKPGDEVVITQMEHHSNIIPWQQVVQATGATLKYIPLQDDGTVSMEDVQETVTSNTKIVAITHVSNVLGTINPITDIAKVAHDQGAVLLVDGAQGAPHMQVDVQKMDCDFYAFSGHKMCGPTGIGVLYGKKELLEKMEPVEFGGEMIDFVNLYDSTWKELPWKFEGGTPIIAGAIGLGAAIDFLNEVGMDNILEHEHKLAHYAMKQMRTIEGITIFGPEERAALVTFNLDDVHPHDTATALDAEGIAVRAGHHCAQPLMRWLDVTATARASFYLYNTEEDVDRLVDGLLKTKEFFGNVF
- the sufD gene encoding Fe-S cluster assembly protein SufD — its product is MTVETKLPYDKSYVENYSVNQNEPAWMKELRLQALEQAEHLEMPKPDKTKINRWNFTRFKHGAEGETFSSLKELPSELEEFLDKDNAPENLLIQRNNSVAYSTLSKELKDKGVIFTDIFTALKEHGELVQRYYMKDAVSVDEHRLTALHAALMNGGIFVHVPKDVQIDVPIQTIFWQEDPEAALFNHVLVVAEENSSLTYVENYISQNQDEETVANIVTEVIAQDNAKISFGAVDNFASGTTVYNNRRGVAYRDAVIDWALGQMNDGNTVSENITHLIGDNAVSNAKTVSVGRGKQIQNFTAKIVHFGKNSEGHILQHGVMKESATSIFNGIGKIEHGASKSNAEQESRVLMLSEKARGDANPILLIDEDDVTAGHAASVGRVDPLQLYYLMSRGISQAEAERLIIHGFLAPVVNQLPIESVKNQLTQVIERKVY